In one window of Drosophila innubila isolate TH190305 chromosome 2L unlocalized genomic scaffold, UK_Dinn_1.0 4_B_2L, whole genome shotgun sequence DNA:
- the LOC117780309 gene encoding uncharacterized protein LOC117780309 — MTSGRNQSQALLQVHKLQVPLSLPLPMLLLLLMLLLLVVPPQPCESRYLPTRSHGDELDKLRELMLQILESSNEDSQNQQQQQQPLQQQQRQMRMHNEANNPLTGQRSSNAAWLQKLGAMGALDTEGGYRPY; from the exons ATGACAAGCGGCAGGAATCAGAGCCAGGCTCTGTTGCAAGTACACAAGTTGCAagtgccgctgtcgctgccgctgccgatgttgctgctgctgttgatgctgctgctcctggTGGTGCCGCCGCAGCCTTGCGAGAGTCGATACCTGCCCACAAGGTCGCATGGCGATGAATTGGATAAGTTGCGTGAGCTGATGCTACAG ATTTTGGAGTCAAGCAATGAGGATTCCCaaaaccagcagcaacaacaacaaccactacaacaacaacaacgacaaatgCGTATGCACAACGAGGCCAACAATCCGCTGACCGGTCAGCGTAGCTCAAATGCCGCCTGGCTTCAGAAATTGGGAGCAATGGGCGCACTTGATACGGAGGGCGGCTATCGCCCATACTAG
- the LOC117780682 gene encoding proline-rich extensin-like protein EPR1 — MQSSCVIVLVLASAALVAARPEPPRDTYSAPPSSSYQPSGPSGGYGAPAPQYGPPQQPPVVHKHVYVHVPPPEPEYQAPRKPLYVPPPQKHYKIVFIKAPSPPAPTAPIIPQFPQNEEKTLVYVLVKKPEEQPDIVIPTPAPTQPSKPEVYFIRYKTQKEETGPYPNSIAPPSEYGAPAAPPAPSAPSSSYGAPSH; from the exons ATGCAGTCCAGTTGTGTG ATCGTGCTCGTCTTGGCCAGCGCAGCGTTGGTGGCCGCTCGTCCGGAGCCACCTCGTGACACCTATAGCGCACCACCGTCCAGCAGCTATCAGCCAAGTGGACCCAGTGGCGGCTATGGCGCACCTGCACCACAATATGGACCACCGCAGCAGCCGCCAGTGGTGCACAAGCATGTCTATGTGCATGTGCCACCACCAGAGCCAGAGTACCAGGCACCCAG GAAGCCTCTGTATGTGCCGCCACCACAGAAGCACTACAAGATTGTCTTTATCAAGGCACCATCTCCTCCAGCACCAACTGCTCCGATAATCCCACAGTTCCCACAGAACGAGGAGAAGACTTTGGTCTATGTGCTGGTCAAGAAGCCCGAGGAGCAACCAGACATTGTCATTCCAACGCCGGCACCAACGCAACCCAGCAAGCCCGAGGTCTATTTCATCCGCTACAAGACCCAGAAGGAGGAGACTGGACCCTATCCCAACAGCATTGCTCCTCCTTCGGAATATGGTGCGCCTGCCGCGCCTCCAGCTCCATCCGCGCCCAGCAGCTCCTACGGTGCGCCTTCCCACTAG
- the LOC117782070 gene encoding kinesin-like protein GA13060: protein METDNRGRHPAMTTASSTIIPRNGGFCGALQRAPPSIPPGLARRLSSRECYGVGKVKVMLRVADKVSASGEPHFMALDKKKRQVTLTDPKNVCAPQAQERAPMVAAPKMFAFDNLFSVEDKQSDVCAAALSEVIPAVLEGSDGCLLAMGYPGTGQPQTVLGDLGSGALGAAPCAIAWLYKGIQERRQKSGARFSVRVSAVGVSATKPDALSTDLLISHAAESDDSPGIYLRDDFLGGPTELRAPTAERAALFLDSALAGRLKSSGAGNSSSNASTNPNSSNSNSSSNSNSNSSTLESALIFTLHVYQYSLSRKGGVAGGRSRLHIIDLGGCANRSGGLPLSGIGNILLAILSGQRHPPHKDHPLTPLLKDCLAPITCHVAIVAHVLHEQSYQDALSTIQIASRIHRLRRRKHRVPMPLAVGLAQGLNSGAGGSSAGSGADPSSSEISADTVIYMGPHDDATDGEHPPVYLPSLSAGDNRGLLSKALKGSGAEKPTAQPKSNCASPLMKKAALEKAKKQQPTLSNTGSLKRHNTAGNGPSTSSMGTAQSALSHELPPPGSPLPRHMCSKASNMPTPKGSPLRRPHGTTPGAALEQLEAGMRKITEEQWIDGPRVSRAKVAEARHLMREVNHVKQCETWVDGPKSQSCRSLTAGNLPTAAQTQGYGFMDAHKKTMIRQWVENQTSQVFQTTASTVSASNSPTALHLKLSQLKQKSLDLPERTAFQPEASLDLAQGFDSLPLLGSCLDVPAVDGDDQDSGPSEVPPALPLLDDPLGSRDISHDSLHRMLSRHVSREQLHEAELAASRASSQHPSQRSIDCGMQVTEEEIARTMAREREREREREHAHPLSALSHCDNLSFVSSFNMACESFSECGERARHQFDQLARLHEIFTSQLAMAEVTPSAALYRTDVGSVFSEPAFRFNVGQSSVCSEPAYRLTPSPPKQPSHSPSQGSLPSLNGIMEIAGMDDYALLRQPDGASDPSLPKSEKRFAPQHDDISELEEKSMATAKRSNSLEDAQHKLNEITNILPLAAQSRLPLLPLNTSSEAYDSGHDSSTPRTSKHSGISRRAESGYHSVATVRDSDESSFASGMSKNQRHRITISGGNYQRHGKKRQRHEGGNKGLCNWLLNPFSCTYPETEGEISDF from the exons ATGGAAACTGATAACCGTGGACGACATCCAGCTATGACCACCGCCTCCAGCACCATCATACCACGCAATGGCGGCTTCTGTGGTGCACTGCAGCGGGCGCCTCCTTCAATTCCCCCCGGTTTGGCCCGACGCCTTTCCAGTCGCGAATGTTACGGCGTTGGCAAAGTGAAAGTCATGTTACGGGTCGCGGACAAGGTGTCCGCCTCGGGAGAACCTCATTTCATGGCGCTGGACAAGAAGAAGCGCCAGGTGACCCTCACAGATCCCAAGAATGTTTGTGCTCCCCAAGCCCAGGAACGGGCTCCCATGGTGGCTGCACCCAAAATGTTTGCATTCGACAATTTATTTAGTGTGGAGGATAAACAG TCGGATGTCTGTGCAGCTGCTTTGAGCGAAGTAATTCCCGCCGTGCTCGAGGGCTCCGATGGTTGTCTGCTGGCCATGGGATACCCGGGTACGGGTCAACCGCAGACGGTGCTGGGCGATCTGGGATCGGGCGCCTTAGGGGCAGCGCCCTGTGCCATTGCCTGGCTGTACAAGGGCATTCAGGAGCGGAGGCAGAAGAGCGGGGCAAGATTCTCGGTGCGTGTTAGCGCCGTTGGCGTTAGTGCGACCAAACCGGATGCTCTCTCCACGGATCTGCTCATCTCGCATGCGGCTG AATCTGACGACTCCCCGGGGATTTATTTGCGTGACGACTTCCTTGGCGGCCCAACGGAGCTACGTGCCCCCACCGCTGAGCGTGCGGCCCTCTTCCTTGACTCGGCCCTCGCCGGACGCTTAAAAAGTTCCGGCGCTGGCAATTCCTCCTCCAACGCAAGCACGAATCCCAActcctccaactccaactccagttCAAACTCGAACTCAAACTCATCGACACTGGAGTCCGCCCTCATCTTTACGCTGCACGTCTACCAATACAGCCTGTCCCGCAAAGGGGGTG TTGCCGGCGGTCGCAGCCGTTTACATATCATCGACTTGGGCGGCTGTGCCAATCGCAGCGGGGGATTGCCGCTCTCGGGAATTGGCAACATACTGTTGGCCATATTGAGCGGGCAAAGGCATCCGCCGCACAAGGACCACCCGTTGACGCCGCTGCTTAAGGATTGCTTGGCACCCATTACCTGCCATGTGGCAATTGTCGCACATGTGCTGCACGAGCAGAGCTATCAGGATGCACTCTCCACCATTCAGATTGCCTCTCGCATTCATCGCTTGAGGCGCCGCAAGCATCGTGTTCCCATGCCCCTTGCTGTGGGCTTAGCCCAGGGATTGAACTCTGGTGCGGGAGGCTCATCAGCCGGTTCGGGTGCGGATCCATCGAGTTCGGAGATCTCAGCTGACACTGTCATCTATATGGGACCCCATGATGATGCCACCGACGGCGAGCATCCTCCCGTTTATCTGCCCTCACTTAGCGCAGGAGATAACCGAGGTCTCCTCAGCAAGGCCCTCAAGGGCAGCGGCGCTGAGAAGCCAACAGCTCAACCAAAATCCAACTGTGCCAGTCCATTGATGAAAAAGGCCGCCCTCGAAAAGG CCAAAAAGCAGCAGCCAACGCTGAGCAACACTGGCAGCCTGAAGAGACACAACACCGCAGGGAACGGTCCTTCCACCTCCTCCATGGGAACTGCACAAAGTGCCTTGTCTCATGAGCTGCCTCCGCCTGGATCTCCCCTACCACGACACATGTGCTCCAAGGCCTCGAATATGCCCACGCCGAAGGGATCCCCATTACGTAGGCCACATGGAACGACACCAGGAGCTGCACTGGAGCAGCTGGAGGCGGGCATGAGGAAGATCACGGAGGAGCAGTGGATTGATGGGCCTCGGGTGTCGAGAGCTAAGGTGGCTGAGGCGCGACATCTGATGCGGGAGGTGAATCATGTCAAGCAGTGCGAGACTTGGGTAGATGGACCCAAATCACAGTCATGTCGATCCCTCACAGCGGGGAATTTACCGACGGCTGCCCAGACACAGGGATATGGCTTCATGGATGCGCATAAGAAGACCATGATACGGCAGTGGGTAGAGAATCAGACCTCGCAAGTCTTCCAGACTACGGCCAGTACAGTCTCCGCCAGCAATTCCCCCACAGCGTTGCACTTGAAACTCTCCCAACTGAAGCAAAAGTCGCTGGATCTGCCGGAGAGGACAGCATTCCAGCCAGAGGCATCATTGGATCTGGCCCAGGGCTTTGACAGTCTCCCGCTGTTAGGCAGCTGTCTGGATGTGCCAGCGGTAGATGGCGATGATCAGGACAGCGGTCCCTCCGAGGTGCCACCAGCGTTGCCGCTGCTCGATGACCCTCTCGGCTCTCGGGACATCTCCCACGACAGTCTGCATCGCATGCTCTCGCGTCATGTGTCGAGGGAGCAGCTCCATGAGGCTGAACTGGCCGCCAGTCGCGCCTCATCGCAGCATCCCTCGCAGCGCAGCATCGATTGTGGCATGCAGGTGACGGAGGAGGAGATTGCACGCACCATGGCcagggaaagggaaagggaacgCGAAAGGGAGCATGCTCATCCCCTGTCTGCACTAAGTCATTGCGACAACTTGTCCTTTGTGTCCAGCTTCAACATGGCCTGTGAATCCTTCAGCGAGTGCGGAGAACGTGCCAG ACACCAATTTGATCAGCTGGCCAGGCTGCATGAGATCTTCACCTCACAGTTGGCCATGGCGGAGGTGACTCCCTCGGCGGCCCTTTATCGCACGGATGTGGGCAGTGTGTTCAGTGAGCCTGCCTTCAGATTCAATGTTGGACAGAGCAGTGTGTGCAGTGAGCCTGCCTATCGCCTGACTCCGAGTCCTCCCAAGCAGCCCTCGCACAGTCCCAGTCAGGGTTCGCTGCCCAGTTTAAATGGCATTATGGAAATCGCTGGCATGGATGATTATGCATTGCTGAGGCAACCGGACGGCGCTTCCGATCCGAGTCTTCCGAAAAGCGAGAAACGTTTTGCGCCGCAACATGATGACATCAGTGAGCTGGAGGAGAAGTCCATGGCGACGGCAAAGAGGAGCAACTCTCTGGAGGATGCACAACACAAGTTGAATGAGATCACAAATATCTTACCACTGGCGGCACAATCTCGGCTGCCGTTGCTGCCACTTAACACTAGCTCGGAGGCCTATGACAGTGGACATGATTCCTCTACGCCGAGGACGTCAAAGCATTCGGGAATCTCACGGCGTGCGGAGAGTGGCTATCACAGTGTGGCCACCGTGAGGGACTCGGATGAGAGCAGCTTTGCGTCGGGCATGTCGAAGAACCAGCGACATCGCATAACCATATCAGGTGGCAACTATCAGAGGCACGGCAAGAAGCGTCAGAGACACGAGGGTGGCAACAAGGGACTCTGCAATTGGCTGCTCAATCCATTCTCCTGCACCTATCCAGAGACTGAGGGCGAAATCAGTGATTTCTAG
- the LOC117781082 gene encoding LOW QUALITY PROTEIN: uncharacterized protein LOC117781082 (The sequence of the model RefSeq protein was modified relative to this genomic sequence to represent the inferred CDS: inserted 1 base in 1 codon), which translates to MSEPLSSSGLRFVYNSLLLLTSSLAAKKISLQKHPYAFSACVVGGSVAVLGLLRVIFGDENDAEQFQILRDVSHGVLEMVPLPXVNIELYTLSHGVCPLAMAHGIFVLPLVLDLGCSIVKDRKNCDLSDTLRDLLVLGNIVSLGYLSVRQSNFLYMRMALTMGVVKFAPIFLDSVQDSAGEDLIVCGSALFFYLLGKASDLTVN; encoded by the exons ATGAGCGAACCGCTGTCAAGTTCCGGACTCCGCTTCGTATACAATAGCCTGCTGCTGCTCACCTCCAGTTTGGCTGCCAAGAAGATATCGCTTCAGAAGCATCCTTATGCATTCAGTGCTTGTGTGGTGGGCGGATCAGTTGCTGTGCTGGGCCTGTTGCGTGTGATCTTTGGGGACGAAAACGATGCGGAGCAGTTCCAGATATTGCGCGATGTGAGTCATGGTGTATTGGAGATGGTGCCACTTC TGGTCAATATTGAGCTGTATACGTTGTCGCATGGTGTGTGCCCCTTGGCCATGGCCCATGGCATCTTTGTGCTGCCCCTGGTGCTCGATCTGGGATGTTCCATTGTCAAGGATCGCAAGAATTGTGATCTCAGCGATACGCTGCGGGATCTTTTGGTGCTTGGCAATATTGTATCTCTTGGCTATCTGTCCGTTCGACAGAGTAACTTTCTCTACATGCGCATGGCCCTCACCATGGGCGTGGTTAAATTTGCTCCTATTTTTTTGGACAGTGTCCAGGACAGCGCAGGCGAGGATTTGATTGTCTGTGGCAGTGCTCTATTCTTCTACCTGCTTGGAAAGGCAAGCGATTTGACTGTCAATTAA
- the LOC117779527 gene encoding serine/threonine-protein phosphatase PP2A, with the protein MEDKATTKDLDQWIEQLNECNQLTETQVRTLCDKAKEILSKESNVQEVKCPVTVCGDVHGQFHDLMELFRIGGKSPDTNYLFMGDYVDRGYYSVETVTLLVSLKVRYRERITILRGNHESRQITQVYGFYDECLRKYGNANVWKYFTDLFDYLPLTALVDGQIFCLHGGLSPSIDSLDHIRALDRLQEVPHEGPMCDLLWSDPDDRGGWGISPRGAGYTFGQDISETFNNTNGLTLVSRAHQLVMEGYNWCHDRNVVTIFSAPNYCYRCGNQAALMELDDSLKFSFLQFDPAPRRGEPHVTRRTPDYFL; encoded by the exons ATGGAGgataaagcaacaacaaaagatcTAGATCAATGGATTGAGCAGCTGAACGAATGCAATCAATTGACAGAAACACAAGTTCGCACTCTCTGCGATAAG GCAAAGGAAATCCTATCGAAGGAATCCAATGTGCAGGAAGTGAAATGCCCAGTCACAGTCTGCGGAGATGTGCACGGTCAGTTCCACGATCTGATGGAGCTGTTCCGGATAGGCGGCAAATCGCCcgatacaaattatttgtttatgggCGACTATGTGGACCGTGGCTACTATTCAGTGGAGACTGTCACGCTGCTGGTATCGCTCAAGGTTCGCTACAGGGAGCGCATCACCATCCTGCGTGGCAATCACGAATCGCGCCAGATTACACAGGTGTATGGATTCTATGATGAATGCCTGCGAAAGTATGGCAATGCGAATGTCTGGAAGTATTTTACCGATTTGTTCGACTACTTGCCACTAACGGCACTGGTGGATGGCCAAATCTTTTGTCTGCACGGCGGACTTAGTCCGTCGATTGATAGCTTGGATCATATTCGTGCATTGGATCGCTTGCAGGAGGTGCCTCACGAGGGTCCTATGTGCGATTTGCTGTGGTCCGATCCCGATGACAGGGGTGGCTGGGGAATTTCACCTCGTGGAGCTGGCTACACTTTTGGGCAG GATATATCAGAAACGTTTAACAACACAAACGGCCTGACATTGGTCTCGCGTGCACATCAGCTGGTTATGGAGGGATATAACTGGTGTCACGACCGCAACGTCGTCACAATATTCTCAGCGCCAAATTATTGCTACAGATGTGGTAATCAAGCGGCTCTCATGGAACTGGATGATtcacttaaattttcatt CCTACAATTTGACCCAGCACCGCGGCGCGGAGAACCTCACGTAACGCGAAGAACACCAGATTATTTCCTTTAA
- the LOC117780070 gene encoding probable proteasome subunit beta type-2, whose translation METLLGIKGPDFVMLAADTTHANSVIVMKEDENKIHKIADNLLISTVGESGDTEQFTEFIAKNIALYKMRNGYDLSPRSAAHFTRKNLAESLRSRTRYQVFMFVAGYDPVEGPELTFIDYLASSQSLNYAGHGYGSMFCASIFDRYWHPNITQEEAYDVLKKCVLEIQKRLIVNLKNFSVAVVDKTGVRQLDPISAKSLADYNAAS comes from the exons ATGGAGACTCTTCTGGGTATTAAAGGACCAGATTTTGTTATGCTTGCGGCAGACACAACTCACGCCAATTCTGTAATCGTTATGAAAGAAG ATGAGAACAAGATTCATAAAATTGCGGATAACTTGTTGATTTCAACAGTAGGTGAATCCGGCGACACGGAGCAGTTCACCGAGTTCATCGCAAAGAACATTGCACTGTACAAAATGCGTAATGGCTACGATTTAAGTCCTCGTTCTGCAGCACATTTTACACGCAAGAATCTGGCCGAAAGTCTGCGTAGCCGCACAAGGTACCAAGTGTTTATGTTTGTCGCAGG TTACGACCCAGTCGAAGGCCCTGAACTGACTTTCATTGACTACCTGGCGTCGTCCCAATCATTGAATTATGCTGGCCACGGCTACGGTAGCATGTTCTGCGCCAGCATTTTCGATCGCTATTGGCATCCAAACATCACACAGGAGGAGGCCTACGATGTGCTGAAGAAGTGTGTGCTGGAAATTCAGAAGCGTCTGATCGTCAACCTGAAGAACTTTAGTGTTGCAGTCGTGGATAAAACTGGCGTACGCCAATTGGATCCGATCAGCGCCAAGAGCTTGGCTGATTACAATGCCGCTAGTTAA
- the LOC117780074 gene encoding cytosolic Fe-S cluster assembly factor NUBP1 homolog codes for MQAPPPEHCPGVESEQAGLVSACAGCPNQSICSDPSKKLEDPGKALVAAAMKDVKHKLLILSGKGGVGKSTVTALLTRYLARSCPDNNFGVLDIDICGPSQPRLLGALGENVHQSGSGWSPVGIDDNVCLMSIGFLLGSVDDAVIWRGPKKNGMIRQFLSEVDWGNLDLLLLDTPPGTSDEHLSVVSYLRDDNAPESLRAIIVTTPQEVALLDVRKEINFCKKQRIPILGVIENMSSFRCGHCGNSSDIFPAKTGGAAAMCAEMDVPLLGSLPLDPLVTRACDAGEDMTTMRNETTEALASICTKIMSTI; via the coding sequence ATGCAAGCGCCACCGCCAGAGCACTGTCCTGGAGTGGAAAGCGAACAGGCTGGTCTGGTCAGCGCCTGTGCCGGCTGTCCCAACCAGAGCATTTGCAGTGATCCCAGCAAGAAACTCGAGGATCCCGGCAAGGCGCTCGTTGCAGCTGCCATGAAGGACGTCAAGCATAAGCTACTCATACTTTCGGGCAAGGGAGGTGTGGGCAAGAGTACAGTGACCGCTCTGCTGACACGCTACTTGGCACGCAGCTGTCCGGACAACAACTTTGGGGTATTGGACATTGACATTTGTGGGCCATCGCAACCACGCTTGCTGGGTGCACTTGGCGAGAATGTGCATCAGTCCGGTTCGGGCTGGTCTCCCGTTGGCATCGACGACAATGTGTGTCTTATGTCCATTGGCTTTCTGCTGGGCTCCGTGGACGATGCAGTCATTTGGCGAGGTCCCAAAAAGAACGGCATGATTCGGCAATTTCTCAGTGAAGTCGACTGGGGGAATTTGGATCTATTGCTGCTGGACACACCGCCAGGCACTTCGGATGAGCATTTGTCCGTTGTCTCCTATTTACGTGACGACAATGCACCCGAATCTCTGCGCGCCATTATCGTAACGACGCCACAGGAGGTGGCTCTACTGGACGTTCGTAAGGAGATAAACTTTTGCAAGAAACAACGCATTCCCATCCTTGGCGTTATCGAGAATATGAGCAGTTTCCGTTGTGGCCACTGCGGCAACAGTTCAGACATCTTCCCAGCCAAAACGGGCGGTGCAGCGGCCATGTGTGCGGAAATGGATGTGCCGCTGCTCGGATCACTGCCGCTTGATCCGCTCGTGACACGGGCGTGCGATGCCGGCGAGGACATGACCACAATGCGCAACGAAACAACGGAAGCTCTTGCCTCCATATGCACCAAAATAATGTCCACGATTTAg